The DNA segment ATATTTAATAGAAGAAAATTTAAAATATTCGGAACTGTTCTCTGAAGTGAAAGAAAAAGATGGCGAATATCTACTTACAGCAGAGAAAATTGAAGATATAGGCTCCGATGATAGCATAGAAGTAACGTATTATATTAAAGTGGAATATTCGCTATATTTAAATAATAAGTTAGTTTTTAAAAATACTTATGAGGGTTCTGCAATATCAGAGCCTTCAGAAAATTTAATGTATGGATTTAGAGCGAGATTGGCAAGAGAAAGAGCACTCCAAGTTACAATGAATAAATTGCTAGATGATTTTGTTAACATGAAAATTTTGAAATAGTATAATGGTCATTAGTTTGTAATTCCTATTCAAGGTATTTGTTTCAAACAAAGCTTAAAGATTTCGCAAAAATTAGAGTTTTTTAAGGAAGGTATTTAAATGTTTAAAAAAAGATCCATTTTATTATTAATTTTATCACTCAATCTGATTTCGTATTGTGCCTCATTTCGAGAGAACAATATTTCTATGGTAAAAGATAGTGATTATAAAGCTAACAAAGCTGAAAAAATAAAAGTCTTTCGTAAATGGAAATATCAATCTAATGGTCCCGATGCGATTCCTAGAGCTGATTTTCATAAAAGCTGGTTTGATAAAGCAATGGTAGATTCTGGATGTTGCATCATTGTTGAAAAGCCAACGGAAGCCACATTGGTTGTCGATGGAATTGCTGCTAACCACATTCATCCGATGAGAGATTTTTTCAATTTATTAAGTGTAGCTACAGCCACAGTTTTACCTTATTGGGCAACAACAAATGTTGATATTCAAGTAACGGTAATGAAAGGAAATAAGAAACACGAATATAAACTAAAAGATTCTTTTACTATGGTACAATGGTTGCCTATGATTTTTGTTTTTCCGTTTACGGGAACCCCAATTAAAAATAGAGACGAACTTTATTTAAATACATATCAAGAACTAGTTGTTCAGATGAAAAAAGATGGAGTCATTTAGAGTCAATTTAAGAGACAACTGAAATGTAAATCCAAAATGAAAGAAAAATGATCATATCTTATTTGCAAATTGGCTTTCAGTATTTTTTCTTAGTTCCCAAAACTCTATAGAAACAGTTTGCATTTAATTTCGCCAAATATGAGTAATGGTATTATGAGCGCAACAGTCACATTGACTGGCATTGTTTGTAACAAATGCCATTTTAAGGTAGCGGAAGTGTTAGATGGATGTCCATCATGCGGAAGTGAATCGATCGAGAAGGTGGAGTTAAAACCAACAGGTCATATCGATTCCTTTACCGTCGTGCATGTTGGGTTTGGTCACATGGCCGAAAGAGCTCCTTATGTTCTTGCGATCGTACAAACGGAAGAAAATGTAAAATTGACAACAGTGATTGAAGGTGTATCCGATTTTGCTTCTGTGAAAATTGGAGATCAAGTTCGTTTGAAAACAATCGACGAAAAAATCGGGCCCATTTTTCAATACTAAGAATAAATTCTATTTAAAAGACAAGATCGCAATAAAGGTAAAGAAAAATATTTCGATTATAACTTGATATCCAAATTCATTTCACAAGAAACTAAAGACTTTCTATGACAAAGAAGATAGTCAAATTGACAGAAGAAGTGATTTCTCTCTTAAAATTTAAGAAAATGGAAAAGTAGAAGTTAAGTTATTTGCATTGGTGTGCTTTACTTCGGGCGTCCATCACCTAAACGCCCAAATCGAATTTTGGAAAAAACGTATATTTTATAAATTCGTTGTTTTAAAAACTTCCATTTTTCCTTTCGGCATCCATTTCTTTTTGGCCTCGCCATCCACCACCCAGTGCTTTATACAAACCTACATTTGCTTCTAAGAGATTGTATTTTAGTTCAAGTGCTTCAACTTGGGCTTCTAAAAAATCTCTTTGGCTAAACAAAACATCGATGTAATCAATTCTACCTGCTTTAAACAAAATATTCGAAATCTCAACGGACTCTCTTAAATTTTGAACCTGTTTATTTTTTGCATCATATTTCTGAGATAAATTTTTGATTTTCAGAATCTGATTTGTTACTTCAGTAAATGCTTTTAGAAGAGAAACTTCATAATTGTAAATGGCTTGGATTTGTAAGTTGTTTGCAGTTGCATAATTTGCTTCAATCGCTTTTCGATTGATGAGTGGTGCGATGATACCTCCACCTAACCCGTATGCTAACGAAACTGGAGTCCCTTTGAAATGTTTTGAATTAAAAGCTTCATATCCAATATTCCCATCAATCTTAAGTGAAGGGTAAAACCTTGCTCTTGCTACTTCAATGTCTAATTTTCGTGATTCTAAAACCAAACTTGCCTGTTTGATATCAGGCCTATTCTCTAAAAGATCAACAGGAACTGATTTTTGAATTTCAGGAAGTGTAATTTCCAAAAAGTCATCAGACTTTCTTGTAATTCTTTCTGGGAAACGTCCTAAAAGAAAATTAAGTCTGTTTTCAGTAATGGCTATTCTTTGGACAATATCATATTTACGAGCCAGGTTTTTTGCTACCTCAGCTTCAAAACGTTTTACAGCCAAGGATGTTGTTCTACCAGCTTCCCTTTGCAATACAACCATATCTTTTACTTTAGAGAGAACGTCTATATAGTTCTCAATTAATGTTAATTGATTATCAAGGGATTTTAGTTCGAAATACGTATCTGAAATTTCTGCTACTAAATTGGTAACAACGTACCGCTTACCTTCAATACTTGCGAGGTAAAGTAGGTAAGCGGATTTCGTTGCATTTCTTAATTTCTTCCAAATGTCAATTTCCCAACTCATTACAAGCCCACCATGAGCAAATAATGTCGGTGAATTGGCGTTAGGTGTGCTAAATCTCTCTTTCTGTTCGAATCCTCCGTCTGCTTGGAGAGATAATTTTGGTAAATATTCCCCTTGCCTTGAAAATACTTCGTTATTCGCGATACTTATTTCTTGTTCTAGTATTGCGAGTTCCTGGTTGTTTTCGATCGCAGTGTCGATTAATGATATCAATTGTGGTTCATTAAAAAACTGGTTCCAAATTTCAGTTTGTAACTTCTGAGCTTTCTCAGAAGATTCCCAATTTTCAAATTGTTCTGGAAGTTTTAAATCTTCCTTATCTCTTTCATAAAGAGCAGGAATACAGGAAACATTCCATAAAACTAAGCATGTGATAACGATTCGTTTCATCTTATTTTTTTCCTTTCCTGGATTTTTTTCGTTCCAATTCAGAAGTTACATACATTCTGTCTGACTCTGAAAGTGGCATGTTGTCTTCATGGTAGATTAGATTTTTGCCTTTTGCGATGTTTGCAAAGATAATGTAGAGTCCAGGCACTACAATGACTCCAAAGACAGTTCCAAATAACATACCACCTAATGCACAGGCACCAATCGTGTGATTGGCAATCGCACCAGGACCAGTTGCTAGAACAAGTGGAATCAATCCAGCTACGAAAGCAAAGGAAGTCATTAAAATAGGTCTAAACCTTGCTTTTGCTCCTTCTAATGCTGCATCAAACACACTCAGTCCTGATTCTTGTCTTTGCCTTGCAAACTCTACGATCAAAACGGCGTTTTTACCGAGTAAACCAATTAACATGATCATCCCGATCTGGGCGTAAATGTCATTGGCAAGACCTAACAATCGTAATAAGAAGAAGGATCCAAAAATTCCTGGTGGGAGTGAAAAAATGACTGAAAAAGGTATGATGAAACTTTCATACTGTGCAGATAACACAAGGTATACGAACACAATTACAATAATGAAAATGAAAATGGCTTCATTTCCGCGAGAGGCTTCATCATAAGAAAGTCCTTCCCAACCTACTTCAAATCCTTTCGGGAGATTTTTGGATACTTCTCTAATGGCATCAATCGCATCGCCGGTAGTGTAACCTTTGCTAGGTAAAACGTTGATTACAGATGATGTATAAGCATTGTATCTTGTGATCTCGTTTGCACCTTGTTTTTGTTCAAGGGACAAAAAGGAAGAATATGGAACCATTTCTCCTTTGTCATTTGGTGTAAATAAACCTAGGATATCGGTTGGTAATCTTCGATATTCAGGTGCAGATTGAACGTATACTTTGAAGAACTGATTGAATCGAATGAATCCTTGTTCATACGTACTACCAACGAGGATGTCCAAGTTGTCCATTGCATCACCAATGTTAACTCCTTTTTGCATCGCAAGTTTTCGATCAAGTTTCACTTCCAATTGCGGAAATTTTGCAGAGTAAAATGAGAAGAGACCCGTTAGTTCCTCACGTTTTTTTAACTCTTCCATAAACTCTACGTGAACTTTATCGAAGGCAGTATAATCACCACTATTGGTTTTATCCAATAATCGAAACATAACTCCACCTGCTGCTCCAAAACCAGGAACCGCTGGTGGTTCAAAGAATTCGATGATGGCACCGAAATTCTTTGTTTTGTGCTCTAATTCTTCCATTACATCATGGACAGAGTTTTTTCTTTGAGACCAATCTTTTAAACTGATGAGACATGTTCCAGCGTTGGATCCTTCCCCTTCCGTTAGGATTTCGTATCCTGCAAGTGATGCCACTGAATCAACACCTTCAATCTTTAAGGCAATCTCTTGGAGTTTTCTTGCGACATCATTTGTTTTTTCAATGGTTGACCCTGGTGGTGTTTGGATCACTGCGTAGATCATACCTTGGTCTTCTCCAGGAACAAACCCTGCAGGAACCAACTGCGATAAGAAAACAAAACCAACCGCAAAG comes from the Leptospira ellinghausenii genome and includes:
- a CDS encoding TolC family protein; the protein is MKRIVITCLVLWNVSCIPALYERDKEDLKLPEQFENWESSEKAQKLQTEIWNQFFNEPQLISLIDTAIENNQELAILEQEISIANNEVFSRQGEYLPKLSLQADGGFEQKERFSTPNANSPTLFAHGGLVMSWEIDIWKKLRNATKSAYLLYLASIEGKRYVVTNLVAEISDTYFELKSLDNQLTLIENYIDVLSKVKDMVVLQREAGRTTSLAVKRFEAEVAKNLARKYDIVQRIAITENRLNFLLGRFPERITRKSDDFLEITLPEIQKSVPVDLLENRPDIKQASLVLESRKLDIEVARARFYPSLKIDGNIGYEAFNSKHFKGTPVSLAYGLGGGIIAPLINRKAIEANYATANNLQIQAIYNYEVSLLKAFTEVTNQILKIKNLSQKYDAKNKQVQNLRESVEISNILFKAGRIDYIDVLFSQRDFLEAQVEALELKYNLLEANVGLYKALGGGWRGQKEMDAERKNGSF
- a CDS encoding Zn-ribbon domain-containing OB-fold protein, with amino-acid sequence MSATVTLTGIVCNKCHFKVAEVLDGCPSCGSESIEKVELKPTGHIDSFTVVHVGFGHMAERAPYVLAIVQTEENVKLTTVIEGVSDFASVKIGDQVRLKTIDEKIGPIFQY